In Carya illinoinensis cultivar Pawnee chromosome 16, C.illinoinensisPawnee_v1, whole genome shotgun sequence, a single window of DNA contains:
- the LOC122299160 gene encoding F-box protein At1g47056-like, with protein sequence MGQSTSTAASSGRRESSQSQISKTKSKALIYPMQVDDAEGQQGTIDGDKDYISKLPDECLACIFQSLGSGDRKRCSLVCRSWLRIEGQSRHRLSLNAPSELLHMIPCIFSRFDAVTKLALKSDRKSESIGDEGLVLISLKCRNLKRLKLRSCRGLTDAGMEAFAKNCKGLKKLSCGSCTFGAKGMNAVLDNCSALEELSVKRLRGITDGAAEPIGPGVAALALKTICLKELYNGQCFGPVIIGAKNLRTLKLIKCTGDWDKLLPVIANRVTCLVEVHLERIQVTDLGLAGISSCLDLEILHLVKTPECTNMGLVLLAERCRLLRKLHIDGWKANRIGDEGLIAVAKGCSNLQELVLIGVNPTKLSLESLASNCKNLERLALCGSDTVGDAEISCIGAKCLALKKLCIKSCPVSDQGLEAFAGGCPNLVKVKLKKCRGVTPEGAEWLRATRESLAVNLDNGTADHQDASASDGGAQENVVENPPPPPVNTQMEAAVPSSSTARSSSWKSKLGVVSILKRWSSGNSSSRGI encoded by the coding sequence ATGGGCCAGTCAACCTCGACGGCTGCAAGTTCTGGCCGCCGTGAAAGCAGTCAGAGCCAGATATCAAAGACCAAATCAAAGGCCCTGATCTACCCGATGCAAGTTGATGACGCGGAAGGACAGCAGGGGACGATCGATGGAGATAAAGATTACATCTCCAAATTGCCAGACGAGTGTCTGGCTTGCATTTTCCAGTCCCTCGGCTCCGGTGACCGCAAACGCTGTTCTCTCGTCTGTCGCAGCTGGCTCCGGATCGAGGGACAGAGCCGTCACCGTCTCTCACTTAACGCCCCGTCGGAACTCCTCCATATGATCCCTTGTATCTTCTCTCGATTTGATGCCGTCACCAAACTCGCCTTGAAATCTGATCGTAAATCCGAGAGCATCGGCGACGAGGGGCTCGTACTCATCTCACTTAAATGTCGCAATCTCAAGCGCCTCAAGCTTCGTTCTTGTCGCGGTTTGACCGATGCTGGCATGGAGGCATTCGCGAAGAATTGCAAGGGTTTGAAGAAGCTCTCCTGTGGATCTTGCACCTTCGGAGCCAAGGGAATGAACGCGGTGCTCGATAATTGCTCGGCTCTCGAAGAGTTATCCGTGAAGCGCCTGCGTGGCATCACCGATGGGGCGGCTGAGCCGATTGGACCGGGCGTAGCCGCTTTAGCTCTCAAAACGATTTGCCTGAAGGAGCTCTACAACGGGCAGTGTTTCGGTCCAGTTATTATTGGCGCAAAGAATTTAAGaaccttgaagctgatcaagtGCACTGGCGATTGGGATAAGCTTCTCCCAGTGATAGCGAATCGTGTCACTTGCTTAGTCGAAGTGCATCTCGAACGTATTCAGGTCACCGATCTCGGCCTCGCGGGGATCTCTAGTTGTTTGGATCTGGAAATTCTGCATCTTGTCAAGACCCCGGAGTGCACGAACATGGGGCTCGTATTGCTCGCAGAGCGTTGTAGGCTCTTGCGGAAGCTTCACATTGACGGATGGAAGGCGAATAGGATAGGCGACGAGGGCTTAATTGCTGTCGCGAAAGGTTGTTCTAATCTTCAGGAACTGGTTCTCATCGGTGTGAATCCTACAAAACTGAGTTTGGAATCTTTAGCATCGAATTGCAAGAATCTAGAGCGCTTAGCTTTATGTGGAAGCGATACCGTTGGCGACGCAGAGATTTCTTGCATTGGTGCGAAATGCTTAGCATTAAAGAAGCTCTGTATAAAAAGCTGCCCCGTTTCGGATCAAGGTTTGGAAGCTTTTGCGGGCGGTTGCCCGAATTTGGTGAAAGTGAAGCTTAAGAAGTGTAGAGGAGTAACGCCCGAGGGCGCTGAATGGTTGAGGGCAACTAGAGAATCACTTGCGGTGAATTTAGATAATGGTACGGCCGATCATCAGGATGCGAGTGCGAGTGACGGTGGAGCACAAGAAAACGTTGTTGAAAACCCACCTCCTCCTCCTGTGAATACCCAGATGGAGGCGGCTGTTCCATCGAGCAGTACTGCTCGATCAAGCTCGTGGAAGTCGAAGCTAGGGGTGGTTAGCATTTTGAAGAGGTGGTCAAGTGGTAACAGCAGTTCCCGGGGTATTTAG